A portion of the Intestinibacillus sp. Marseille-P6563 genome contains these proteins:
- the glgA gene encoding glycogen synthase GlgA, with the protein MKIMYVASEVAPFIKTGGLGDVAGSLPKALAAEGHEVAVFCPLYSAIPATWREKMTYLKNAYVQLGWRNQYCGVFEYTDDEVTYYFIDNEYYFARGQVYGEYDDAERFAFFSKAVLEILPDLDFKPDVINCNDWQTALVPVYYNLMFAGREYYQGMKTVFTIHNIAYQGRYGREILEYVLGIDDAHYRSGFMAMDGDVNLMKAAIVASNAVTTVSPSYAEEIQTPYYGHGLDPILRDCSYKLHGIINGIDQETFDPAHDPYLFKNYTTRTLKNKAVNKAELLAMCGLEGTDETPVIGMVSRFAGHKGFDLIEAVLDEILEEDVRLIVLGKGEWRYEQMFMEAKRRYPGKISASIMFSAELASKIYAGSDMFLMPSKSEPCGLAQMIALRYGTIPIVRETGGLKDTVTAFVDYLGTGNGFTFHSYNAHDMLHVIREACGVFKYNKEAWKKLVVGGMESDFSWKTSAKKYLEIYQSL; encoded by the coding sequence ATGAAAATCATGTATGTTGCCAGCGAGGTGGCTCCGTTTATCAAAACTGGCGGCTTAGGCGATGTTGCCGGCTCTCTGCCAAAGGCACTGGCCGCAGAAGGACATGAAGTCGCTGTTTTTTGTCCACTGTATAGTGCCATTCCTGCAACATGGCGCGAAAAAATGACCTATTTAAAAAACGCCTATGTGCAGCTTGGCTGGCGCAACCAATATTGCGGCGTATTCGAGTATACCGATGACGAAGTAACCTATTACTTTATCGATAATGAGTATTATTTTGCACGCGGGCAGGTATATGGAGAATATGACGACGCCGAACGGTTTGCGTTCTTCTCAAAGGCTGTTCTGGAAATTCTGCCCGATTTGGACTTTAAGCCGGATGTGATCAACTGCAACGACTGGCAGACCGCATTGGTACCGGTGTACTACAACCTGATGTTTGCAGGTCGGGAATACTATCAGGGCATGAAAACGGTCTTTACCATCCATAATATTGCCTATCAGGGACGATATGGCCGGGAAATTCTGGAGTACGTATTGGGAATTGACGATGCGCATTACCGTTCGGGCTTCATGGCCATGGATGGCGATGTCAACCTGATGAAGGCGGCCATTGTGGCATCTAATGCGGTGACAACCGTTTCGCCGTCGTATGCCGAAGAGATTCAAACGCCGTATTATGGACACGGTCTGGACCCCATTCTGCGCGACTGCAGCTATAAGTTGCATGGCATCATCAATGGTATCGACCAGGAAACCTTTGATCCGGCGCACGATCCGTATTTGTTTAAAAATTACACGACACGCACCTTGAAAAATAAGGCAGTCAATAAGGCCGAACTGCTAGCCATGTGCGGGCTGGAAGGCACCGATGAAACACCGGTGATTGGCATGGTTTCGCGCTTTGCTGGGCATAAGGGCTTTGATCTGATTGAAGCCGTTTTGGACGAGATACTGGAAGAGGATGTTCGTTTGATCGTACTGGGCAAAGGCGAGTGGCGCTATGAACAGATGTTTATGGAAGCCAAGCGTCGGTATCCCGGCAAGATTTCGGCATCGATTATGTTCTCGGCTGAACTGGCCAGCAAAATCTACGCCGGCAGCGATATGTTCCTGATGCCGTCCAAGTCGGAGCCCTGCGGTTTGGCGCAAATGATCGCATTGCGGTATGGTACCATTCCGATCGTGCGCGAGACCGGCGGTCTCAAAGACACAGTCACCGCTTTTGTGGATTATCTGGGCACCGGCAATGGCTTTACCTTCCATAGCTACAACGCCCATGATATGCTGCATGTCATTCGAGAAGCTTGTGGTGTCTTTAAATACAACAAGGAGGCATGGAAGAAGCTGGTTGTTGGCGGCATGGAATCAGACTTCAGCTGGAAGACATCGGCGAAAAAATATTTGGAAATTTATCAATCTCTTTGA